One part of the Lotus japonicus ecotype B-129 chromosome 2, LjGifu_v1.2 genome encodes these proteins:
- the LOC130735295 gene encoding uncharacterized protein LOC130735295, whose product MAVKFTQALIMLVITVSMFAVSMANKDWSSGFNYTDWWSRFGNHHHNKTQQQQQPKQILVGGSEHWHFGYNYSDWAMKSAPFYLNDTLVFKFDAPNTSTFPHSVYMFKDIYSFMNCDIKRAKMLANPTQGAGEGFMFVLKKWQPYFFGCGERNGFHCNNGTMKFAVMPMLRPFWSWP is encoded by the exons ATGGCTGTGAAATTCACACAAGCACTTATCATGCTAGTTATAACTGTTTCAATGTTTGCAGTGAGTATGGCCAACAAGGACTGGTCCTCTGGTTTCAACTACACCGATTGGTGGTCCAGATTTGGGAATCATcaccacaacaaaacacaacaacagcaacaaccaAAACAGATACTTGTGGGTGGTTCTGAGCATTGGCACTTCGGTTACAATTACTCTGATTGGGCCATGAAAAGTGCTCCATTTTACCTTAATGATACTCTTG TTTTCAAGTTTGATGCTCCAAACACCTCTACTTTCCCACACAGTGTTTACATGTTCAAAGATATCTACAGCTTTATGAATTGTGACATTAAAAGAGCTAAGATGCTGGCGAATCCCACACAAGGAGCAGGAGAGGGCTTCATGTTTGTGTTGAAGAAGTGGCAACCTTACTTTTTTGGTTGTGGCGAGCGAAACGGCTTCCACTGCAATAATGGGACCATGAAGTTCGCCGTGATGCCAATGCTTCGTCCCTTCTGGTCCTGGCCATGA